Proteins encoded by one window of Haliotis asinina isolate JCU_RB_2024 chromosome 6, JCU_Hal_asi_v2, whole genome shotgun sequence:
- the LOC137286674 gene encoding golgin subfamily A member 6-like protein 24, with the protein MGERKGKEGRKGKREERVRERKTKGKREERVKERKGKREERVRERKGQERGKERVRERKGCERGKERRGKERVREERVREKKEKGQREERVRERKGKGTREERVREKKGKVRGKKG; encoded by the exons ATGGGTGAGAGGAAAGGAAAGG AAGGTAGAAAGGGTAAGAGGGAGGAAAGAGTAAGAGAGAGGAAAACAAAGGGTAAGAGAGAGGAAAGGGTAAAAGAAAGGAAAGGGAAGAGGGAAGAAAGGGTAAGAGAGAGGAAAGGGCAAGAGAGAGGAAAGGAAAGGGTGCGAGAGAGGAAAGGGTGCGAGAGAGGAAAGGAAAGG AGAGGAAAAGAAAGGGTAAGAGAGGAAAGGGTAAGAGAGAAGAAAGAAAAGGGTCAGAGAGAGGAAAGGGTAAGAGAGAGGAAAGGAAAGGGTACGAGAGAGGAAAGGGTAAGAGAGAAGAAAGGAAAGGTAAGAGGGAAGAAAGGGTAA